Proteins from one Roseovarius nanhaiticus genomic window:
- a CDS encoding ABC transporter ATP-binding protein, whose amino-acid sequence MSETVFEPWNDPQAKPLIQFKNVTKRFGDFTAIDNQTFDIYEREFFALLGPSGCGKTTMMRMLAGFEKPTEGQILLAGQDMAPIPPNKRAVNMMFQSYALFPHLSVYDNIAFGLKRDKMDKDKIAERVAQMLKLVRLEKFAKRKPHQISGGQRQRVALARSLAKAPKLLLLDEPLGALDAKLRQDTQFELVDIQEKTGTTFVIVTHDQEEAMTVASRVAVMDDGKIMQADTPANIYEVPNSVYVADFIGDVTIIEGRANKNGNGYDIAFAEGQPTLHAESEKSFANGQTCHLAIRPEKVAITAEKPETRNALKGKILDIAYLGNLSTYHVQLDNGQIVKAQTANTRRLSRRSFTWEDTVWLSWTDTAGVLLEG is encoded by the coding sequence ATGAGCGAGACCGTTTTCGAGCCGTGGAACGACCCACAGGCCAAGCCGCTGATTCAGTTCAAGAACGTGACCAAGCGTTTCGGCGACTTTACCGCAATCGACAACCAGACATTCGATATCTACGAGCGCGAATTCTTTGCTCTTCTGGGTCCCTCGGGCTGCGGCAAGACAACGATGATGCGAATGCTGGCCGGTTTTGAAAAACCGACCGAAGGCCAGATCCTCCTGGCCGGTCAGGACATGGCGCCCATCCCGCCCAACAAGCGCGCGGTGAACATGATGTTTCAATCCTATGCGCTCTTTCCGCACCTGTCGGTCTATGACAACATCGCCTTCGGCCTGAAACGCGACAAGATGGACAAAGACAAGATCGCCGAACGCGTGGCCCAGATGCTGAAACTGGTCCGGCTGGAAAAATTCGCCAAGCGGAAACCCCACCAGATTTCCGGCGGCCAGCGCCAGCGCGTCGCCCTCGCTCGCAGCCTCGCCAAGGCGCCCAAGCTCTTGCTGCTGGACGAGCCCTTGGGCGCGCTCGACGCCAAGCTGCGGCAGGACACGCAGTTCGAGCTGGTGGATATCCAGGAAAAGACCGGCACCACCTTTGTCATCGTGACCCATGACCAGGAAGAGGCGATGACAGTGGCCAGCCGCGTGGCCGTGATGGATGACGGCAAGATCATGCAGGCCGACACGCCCGCCAATATCTACGAAGTGCCCAATTCGGTCTATGTCGCCGATTTCATCGGTGATGTGACCATCATCGAGGGCCGCGCCAACAAGAACGGCAATGGCTATGACATCGCCTTCGCCGAAGGCCAGCCGACGCTGCACGCGGAATCGGAGAAATCCTTTGCCAACGGCCAGACCTGCCATCTGGCAATCCGGCCCGAAAAAGTAGCGATTACCGCCGAAAAGCCCGAAACGCGCAACGCGCTCAAGGGCAAGATCCTCGACATCGCGTATCTGGGCAACCTCTCGACCTACCATGTTCAGTTGGACAACGGGCAGATCGTCAAGGCGCAGACAGCCAATACGCGCCGGCTCTCGCGCCGCAGCTTCACCTGGGAGGATACCGTCTGGCTTAGCTGGACCGACACTGCCGGTGTCCTGTTGGAGGGCTGA
- a CDS encoding ABC transporter permease subunit produces MRRVFLIAVPYLWLVALFLVPFLIVLKISLSDIALAIPPYTPTLDFGEGWAGIKEFFSALDFENFEFLTTDDLYWKAYLSSLQIAFIATLLTLIVAYPIAYGMASAPDHWRPTLMMLVILPFWTSFLIRVYSWVGILSGEGYLNQLLLSIGVISEPLTILNTNIAVYIGIVYTYLPFMILPIYAALERMDASLLEAAEDLGCSRITAFWLVTFPLSKNGIIAGCFLVFIPTIGEFVIPSLLGGSKTLMIGKVLWEEFFNNRDWPVASAVAVILLIILIIPIILFQRNEQKQREAEG; encoded by the coding sequence ATGCGCCGCGTTTTCCTGATCGCAGTCCCCTATCTCTGGCTTGTTGCACTGTTTCTGGTGCCGTTTCTGATCGTGCTGAAAATCAGCCTCAGTGACATCGCGCTCGCCATACCGCCCTACACCCCGACGCTGGACTTCGGTGAAGGCTGGGCCGGAATCAAAGAGTTTTTCTCTGCGCTCGACTTTGAAAACTTCGAGTTCCTGACCACCGACGATCTCTACTGGAAGGCCTATCTATCCTCGCTGCAGATCGCGTTCATCGCCACGCTTCTGACGCTGATCGTGGCCTATCCCATCGCGTATGGCATGGCATCTGCACCCGATCACTGGCGTCCGACACTGATGATGCTGGTGATTTTGCCGTTTTGGACCAGCTTCCTCATCCGGGTCTATTCCTGGGTCGGGATCCTATCGGGCGAGGGGTATCTGAACCAACTGCTGCTCAGTATCGGTGTCATCTCCGAGCCGCTGACGATCCTGAACACAAACATCGCGGTCTATATCGGCATCGTTTACACCTATCTGCCGTTTATGATCTTGCCCATCTATGCCGCCCTTGAGCGGATGGACGCCTCGCTTCTGGAGGCGGCCGAGGATCTGGGGTGCAGCCGCATCACTGCGTTCTGGCTGGTCACGTTCCCACTGTCCAAGAACGGGATCATTGCAGGGTGCTTTCTGGTGTTCATCCCGACGATCGGTGAATTCGTGATTCCGTCCCTTTTGGGCGGTTCCAAGACGCTGATGATCGGCAAGGTTCTTTGGGAGGAATTCTTCAACAACCGCGATTGGCCCGTCGCCAGCGCCGTTGCGGTGATCCTGCTGATTATCCTGATCATCCCCATCATCCTTTTTCAGCGGAACGAGCAAAAGCAACGGGAGGCCGAAGGATGA
- a CDS encoding ABC transporter permease, with protein MRRVTWFNSTSLTLGFAFLYLPMVILIIYSFNESQLVTVWAGFSTKWYGELFRNEAFLDAAWVTIKVAVISSSIATVLGTMAAVVLVRAGRFSGRTLFSGMIYAPLVMPEVITGLSLLLLFIGLNIDRGVMTIVLAHTTFSMCYVSVVVSSRLVSFDQSLEEAALDLGCSQMQAFFLVTLPIIAPAVISGWLLAFTLSLDDLVIASFTAGPSSTTLPIKIWSSIRLGLSPEINALSTLMIAIVAVGVITASLVSKHSSLKRQADERAAGA; from the coding sequence ATGAGGCGCGTCACATGGTTCAACTCCACTTCCCTGACACTGGGCTTTGCGTTTCTCTATCTGCCAATGGTCATCCTGATCATCTACAGCTTCAACGAAAGCCAGTTGGTGACGGTCTGGGCCGGGTTCTCGACCAAATGGTATGGCGAGCTGTTCAGAAATGAGGCGTTTCTGGACGCAGCATGGGTGACGATCAAGGTGGCGGTGATATCGTCCTCCATCGCCACCGTGCTCGGCACGATGGCGGCGGTCGTTCTGGTGCGCGCAGGCCGGTTTTCGGGGCGTACGCTTTTTTCGGGGATGATCTATGCCCCTCTCGTCATGCCCGAAGTCATAACGGGTCTGTCGCTGCTTCTGTTGTTCATCGGGCTTAATATCGACCGGGGCGTGATGACCATCGTTCTGGCGCATACAACATTCTCGATGTGCTACGTGTCGGTCGTCGTCTCGTCCCGCCTTGTCAGTTTCGACCAATCGCTGGAGGAGGCGGCGCTGGATCTCGGCTGTTCGCAAATGCAGGCTTTTTTCCTCGTGACGCTTCCCATCATCGCACCCGCCGTAATCTCGGGATGGCTTCTGGCCTTCACGCTCAGCCTCGATGATCTGGTGATCGCAAGCTTTACCGCCGGCCCGTCCTCGACCACGCTCCCGATCAAGATCTGGTCGTCGATCCGCCTTGGCCTCAGCCCCGAGATCAACGCGCTTTCGACGCTGATGATCGCCATCGTAGCGGTCGGTGTGATCACCGCATCCCTGGTTAGCAAGCACAGCAGCCTCAAACGGCAGGCGGATGAGCGTGCGGCGGGCGCATGA
- a CDS encoding NAD(P)/FAD-dependent oxidoreductase translates to MKRIYPAHAYGEAPRATCYWPVTTEGVANPPARGTLTADVAIIGAGFTGLSAALHLAEDGADVIVLEAQDVGWGASGRNGGFCCLGGSAASDKALTRMYGEDTRREFRMTEKHAVEFAAGLIERHGMQVDRHSQGETVMAHTPAAYDGFETRAREIERDYEVTPTIVAPHEQAQNGMSGPFHGAMTTPIGFALNPMKYIQGLAAACRAAGVRIRAHSPVHQIDQGASFNLQTPEARVQARRLIVATNGYSSDDLPDWMKGRYLPTQSNVLVTRQMTDEELSQQGWTTRQACYDDRFFLHYFRLMPNNRMLFGMRGGLFSAPWADKKMHGNIRHHFEEMFPAWAHVETPHSWHGLLSIARDLTPFTGPIDTMPGAFASMSYHGNGVAMATYAGALLADLAMDRAPGNLYPEIMKRPPKRWPLGRFRRAWFWPVYGAMWATGA, encoded by the coding sequence ATGAAGCGCATTTATCCCGCCCACGCCTATGGCGAGGCGCCGCGCGCCACCTGTTACTGGCCTGTCACGACCGAAGGCGTGGCCAACCCGCCCGCGCGCGGCACACTGACAGCAGATGTCGCGATCATCGGCGCGGGGTTTACCGGCCTCTCGGCCGCGCTGCATCTGGCCGAGGACGGCGCGGATGTCATCGTGCTGGAGGCGCAGGATGTCGGCTGGGGCGCCTCAGGGCGCAATGGCGGGTTTTGCTGCCTCGGAGGCTCGGCTGCCAGCGACAAGGCCCTGACCCGCATGTATGGGGAAGACACGCGCCGCGAGTTTCGGATGACCGAGAAACACGCGGTAGAATTTGCCGCAGGGCTGATCGAGCGTCACGGAATGCAGGTCGACCGCCACTCGCAGGGCGAGACCGTGATGGCCCATACGCCCGCGGCCTATGACGGGTTCGAAACGCGCGCCCGCGAGATCGAGCGCGATTATGAGGTGACGCCCACCATCGTCGCACCCCATGAGCAGGCTCAGAATGGTATGTCAGGCCCGTTTCACGGCGCCATGACCACACCCATCGGCTTTGCGCTCAACCCGATGAAATATATCCAAGGTTTGGCCGCCGCCTGCCGCGCCGCTGGCGTCCGCATCCGCGCGCACAGCCCCGTTCATCAAATCGACCAAGGCGCCAGCTTCAATCTCCAGACGCCCGAGGCGCGGGTTCAGGCACGCCGGCTGATCGTGGCCACGAATGGCTACAGCTCGGACGATCTGCCCGACTGGATGAAGGGCCGATACCTGCCCACGCAGTCAAATGTTCTGGTGACGCGGCAGATGACCGACGAAGAGTTGAGCCAGCAGGGCTGGACGACGCGGCAGGCATGCTACGATGACCGCTTTTTTCTGCATTACTTCCGACTGATGCCGAATAACCGTATGCTCTTCGGCATGCGCGGCGGCCTGTTCAGCGCGCCTTGGGCCGACAAGAAGATGCACGGCAACATCCGCCATCATTTCGAAGAGATGTTCCCAGCCTGGGCCCATGTCGAAACCCCGCATAGCTGGCACGGCCTGCTGAGCATCGCGCGCGATCTTACGCCCTTTACCGGGCCGATCGACACGATGCCCGGCGCCTTCGCCTCGATGTCCTATCACGGCAACGGCGTGGCGATGGCAACCTATGCGGGCGCGCTGCTGGCCGATCTGGCCATGGACCGCGCGCCCGGCAATCTCTACCCCGAGATCATGAAACGCCCGCCCAAACGCTGGCCCTTGGGCCGGTTCAGGCGGGCGTGGTTCTGGCCCGTCTACGGTGCGATGTGGGCGACAGGCGCCTGA
- a CDS encoding NAD-dependent succinate-semialdehyde dehydrogenase, protein MTNTFQTINPATGTEIQSYTHISNAEMEGKIDACHKAFEGWRKKSHEERGEVLKAIGQGLRDRKEELAQLMTQEMGKLLEQSYQEIDLCAAICDYTAENGPKELAPEDREIANGKRGKVVHSPLGVIYGIQPWNFPAYQVVRYSIANLMAGNGVLLKHAANVTGSGLMLEEICRDAGLPENLFTVLVISHDQSDHVIDNDKVRGVTLTGSPGAGSHVGERAGKALKKTVLELGSNDAYLVLSDADLDTAVETCVTGRVYNNGETCVAAKRFVVVDSMYDAFRDAFVEKMSALKAGDPTSDDSDIGPMAREDLRDDLHEQVEQSVKNGATILCGGEKPTGDGYFYPATVLADVAPGQPAYDDELFGPVASLIRAKDDKDAMRIANDSRYGLGGGILSQDTEAAVKLAAEEFDTGMVFINGFGMATPNMPFGGVKDAGYGREHGGFGMKEFTNAKAIMVMR, encoded by the coding sequence ATGACCAATACGTTTCAGACGATCAATCCCGCCACCGGGACCGAAATCCAAAGCTATACCCACATTTCGAATGCCGAGATGGAAGGTAAAATCGACGCTTGCCACAAAGCTTTCGAGGGATGGCGCAAAAAGAGCCACGAGGAACGTGGCGAGGTATTGAAGGCTATCGGCCAAGGTCTGCGTGACCGGAAGGAAGAGCTGGCCCAGCTGATGACCCAAGAGATGGGCAAGCTATTGGAGCAATCGTATCAAGAGATCGATCTCTGCGCCGCGATCTGCGATTACACTGCCGAAAACGGCCCCAAGGAGCTGGCGCCCGAAGATCGTGAGATTGCCAATGGCAAGCGCGGCAAGGTTGTTCACTCGCCGCTCGGCGTCATCTATGGCATTCAGCCATGGAACTTCCCTGCGTACCAGGTGGTGCGCTACTCCATCGCCAATCTTATGGCCGGTAATGGCGTGCTGCTGAAACATGCGGCCAATGTCACCGGGTCGGGTCTGATGCTGGAAGAGATTTGCCGCGATGCGGGCTTGCCCGAGAATCTCTTTACTGTTCTCGTCATCAGCCACGATCAATCGGACCACGTAATCGACAATGATAAGGTGCGCGGCGTGACCCTGACGGGCAGCCCCGGCGCGGGAAGCCATGTGGGGGAACGCGCCGGCAAGGCGCTTAAGAAAACGGTTTTGGAATTGGGATCAAACGACGCCTATCTGGTTCTATCCGACGCCGATCTGGACACGGCTGTCGAGACCTGTGTGACGGGCCGCGTTTATAATAATGGCGAGACCTGTGTCGCGGCGAAACGCTTTGTTGTCGTCGACTCGATGTACGACGCGTTCCGCGATGCTTTCGTCGAGAAGATGAGCGCGCTCAAGGCGGGCGATCCGACCAGCGATGACAGCGACATCGGACCGATGGCGCGCGAAGATCTGCGCGACGATCTGCACGAGCAGGTGGAGCAGAGTGTCAAAAACGGGGCAACCATCCTGTGCGGCGGTGAAAAGCCAACCGGCGACGGCTATTTCTATCCTGCCACCGTGCTGGCCGATGTGGCGCCCGGTCAGCCCGCCTATGATGACGAGCTGTTCGGTCCCGTCGCGTCGTTGATCCGCGCCAAGGATGACAAGGATGCCATGCGCATCGCCAATGACAGCCGCTATGGTCTTGGTGGGGGTATCCTGTCGCAAGATACCGAGGCCGCAGTCAAGCTGGCGGCGGAAGAGTTCGATACCGGAATGGTCTTTATCAACGGGTTCGGCATGGCGACGCCGAATATGCCCTTTGGCGGGGTCAAGGATGCCGGGTACGGCCGCGAACATGGCGGGTTCGGCATGAAGGAATTCACCAATGCCAAGGCGATCATGGTGATGCGCTAG
- a CDS encoding DMT family transporter, which translates to MQPVKAITLKLCAVVLFIIMSSLIKAASDAVPPGQAVFFRSFFAMPVTVVWLIMLGQLTTGLRVKSIWGHVRRGVAGTMAMAMMFAGLALLPLPEVTALSYTSSLLIVIFAALFLGERVGVFRIGAVCIGLVGVLIILAPKLTVFGGAPVAASEALGAAVVLVGATCAAIAQITIRSMVQTEHPAAIAFYFSVTATALSALTMPFGWVIPSGWLLGQLVLAGILGGAAQIFLTLSYRYADASIVAPFDYASMIFALLIGYFIFDEVPTVPMLIGAALIAAAGIAIILREHHLGLKRGRARALRTPQG; encoded by the coding sequence ATGCAGCCGGTCAAGGCGATCACGCTGAAGCTTTGCGCGGTCGTTCTCTTCATCATTATGTCGTCGCTGATCAAGGCGGCGTCGGACGCGGTGCCACCCGGTCAGGCCGTCTTCTTTCGCTCCTTCTTTGCGATGCCGGTGACGGTGGTCTGGCTGATCATGCTGGGCCAGTTGACAACCGGGCTGCGTGTCAAATCCATCTGGGGGCACGTGCGGCGCGGCGTCGCAGGCACGATGGCGATGGCCATGATGTTCGCCGGTCTCGCGCTCTTGCCGCTGCCCGAGGTCACCGCGCTTAGCTACACCTCGTCGCTGTTGATCGTGATCTTTGCTGCCCTCTTTTTGGGCGAGCGTGTCGGCGTGTTTCGCATTGGCGCCGTCTGTATCGGCCTTGTCGGCGTGTTGATCATTCTCGCACCGAAACTGACCGTTTTCGGAGGCGCGCCGGTGGCTGCCTCAGAGGCGCTGGGCGCAGCGGTGGTCCTGGTCGGTGCCACCTGCGCGGCGATCGCACAGATCACCATCCGTTCGATGGTGCAGACCGAACATCCGGCGGCCATCGCCTTTTATTTCTCGGTTACCGCCACCGCACTTTCAGCGCTGACCATGCCGTTTGGATGGGTGATTCCATCGGGATGGCTGTTGGGCCAGCTTGTGCTGGCGGGCATTCTGGGCGGCGCGGCTCAGATCTTTCTCACGCTGTCCTATCGCTATGCGGATGCCAGCATCGTCGCACCATTCGACTATGCCTCGATGATCTTTGCGCTGCTGATCGGCTATTTCATTTTCGATGAGGTGCCGACCGTGCCGATGCTGATTGGGGCGGCGCTGATCGCGGCGGCGGGGATCGCGATTATCCTGCGCGAGCATCATCTGGGCCTCAAGCGAGGGCGCGCCCGCGCGCTGCGTACGCCGCAAGGGTGA
- the msrA gene encoding peptide-methionine (S)-S-oxide reductase MsrA, which produces MSTERAVLAGGCFWGMQDLIRKRDGIVSTRVGYTGGDVPNATYRDHGTHAEGIEIMFDPAKISYREILELFFQIHDPTTLNRQGNDRGISYRSAIYYVDEAQREEALRTIKDVEASGNWPGKVVTEVEPVGDFWEAEPEHQDYLERVPNGYTCHFPRADWVLPRS; this is translated from the coding sequence ATGAGCACAGAGCGCGCAGTTCTGGCCGGGGGTTGTTTCTGGGGTATGCAGGATCTGATCCGCAAGCGGGATGGCATCGTCTCGACGCGGGTCGGGTATACGGGCGGCGATGTGCCCAATGCCACCTACCGCGATCACGGCACGCATGCCGAGGGGATTGAAATCATGTTCGATCCCGCAAAGATCAGCTATCGCGAGATACTCGAGCTGTTTTTCCAGATCCACGATCCGACGACGCTGAACCGGCAGGGTAATGATCGTGGCATCAGCTATCGCTCGGCGATTTACTATGTTGATGAGGCTCAGCGCGAGGAGGCGCTGCGCACGATCAAGGATGTCGAGGCCAGCGGCAACTGGCCCGGCAAGGTCGTAACCGAGGTTGAGCCGGTGGGCGATTTCTGGGAGGCAGAGCCCGAGCATCAGGATTATCTTGAGCGGGTGCCCAACGGCTATACCTGCCATTTCCCGCGCGCTGATTGGGTATTGCCCCGCAGCTAG
- the msrB gene encoding peptide-methionine (R)-S-oxide reductase MsrB: MTRYTKDPDAIARLTPEEYHVTQQSGTERPGTGKYLGNTEPGIYVDIVSGEPLFASSDKYESGCGWPSFTKPIEPAYVTELSDDTLGMRRVEVRSAHGDSHLGHVFPDGPQDRGGLRYCINSASLRFVPKDEMEAEGYGEYLNQVEDVA, translated from the coding sequence ATGACCCGCTACACCAAGGATCCGGACGCCATCGCGCGACTGACCCCCGAAGAATACCACGTGACGCAGCAAAGCGGCACCGAGCGGCCCGGCACGGGCAAGTATCTCGGCAACACGGAGCCTGGCATTTACGTTGATATCGTCTCGGGTGAGCCGCTATTCGCGTCGTCGGACAAGTATGAAAGCGGTTGCGGCTGGCCCAGCTTTACGAAACCGATAGAGCCCGCTTATGTGACAGAGCTTTCGGATGACACGTTGGGCATGCGCCGCGTCGAAGTGCGCAGCGCGCATGGCGACAGCCATCTGGGCCACGTCTTTCCGGATGGCCCACAGGACCGTGGCGGCCTGCGCTACTGCATCAATTCGGCCTCGCTTCGTTTTGTGCCAAAGGATGAAATGGAAGCCGAAGGCTATGGCGAGTATCTGAATCAAGTGGAGGATGTGGCATGA
- a CDS encoding isocitrate lyase/PEP mutase family protein, which produces MNDIGADFRALYRRGDPVTIVNVWDKGSARMMQSLGAQALATTSAGHAFSMGRVDGGTLSRDEALSHAQDIVAAVSVPVSGDFENGFGEAPETVAETIRLAQEAGLAGCSIEDTALPDFTSYGFDLAVERIRAAASGARGLPRDFVVVARADGVMLGNYDCDEAIRRIRAYEAAGADCVYVPAPPDSAALQRIVNAVSIPVNVLASGPFAKVTRAEFAAMGAGRITIGGALARVGYGAAITAARDILQGDFAGLQRAVDEDDIKDLLAP; this is translated from the coding sequence ATGAACGATATCGGGGCCGACTTCCGCGCCCTCTATCGCCGGGGCGATCCTGTCACCATCGTCAATGTATGGGACAAGGGATCGGCGCGCATGATGCAGTCGCTGGGGGCGCAGGCTCTTGCAACCACCTCGGCGGGCCATGCCTTTTCGATGGGGCGCGTCGATGGCGGCACGCTCAGCCGCGATGAGGCGCTGTCGCATGCGCAGGACATCGTGGCGGCGGTATCGGTGCCTGTCTCGGGAGATTTTGAAAACGGTTTCGGCGAGGCGCCCGAGACGGTGGCCGAAACGATTCGCTTGGCGCAAGAGGCCGGGCTGGCGGGCTGTTCCATCGAGGATACGGCTCTGCCCGATTTTACCTCTTACGGCTTTGACCTTGCGGTCGAGCGGATCCGCGCCGCGGCCAGTGGCGCGCGCGGACTGCCGCGGGACTTCGTGGTCGTGGCGCGGGCCGACGGCGTGATGCTGGGCAATTACGATTGCGACGAGGCGATCCGCCGCATTCGCGCGTATGAGGCGGCAGGCGCGGATTGCGTCTATGTGCCGGCCCCACCGGACAGCGCGGCGCTGCAGCGCATCGTCAACGCGGTTTCCATCCCGGTCAACGTGCTGGCATCCGGGCCATTTGCCAAAGTGACGCGCGCCGAGTTCGCGGCCATGGGTGCAGGGCGCATCACGATCGGCGGCGCGCTGGCGCGGGTGGGCTATGGCGCAGCGATAACGGCAGCGCGGGATATTCTGCAGGGCGACTTTGCAGGGCTTCAGCGTGCTGTCGATGAAGACGACATCAAGGACCTTTTGGCGCCGTGA
- a CDS encoding glycine C-acetyltransferase, protein MTAAQTFDADIGARLEDLKTEGLYKTERVITSPQSGRVSLASGAEVINLCANNYLGLADDARIIEAAHKALDRYGFGMASVRFICGTQEEHKTLEARIAEFLGTEDSILYPSCFDANAGLFETILGPEDAIISDALNHASIIDGVRLCKAQRYRYANSDMADLERCLKEAEGARHRLIATDGVFSMDGYYAKLDEICDLAEKYEALVMVDDCHATGFVGATGRGSIEHCGVMGRVDILTGTLGKALGGASGGYTAASAKVVDWLRQRSRPYLFSNTLAPVIAAASLTMFDLIEEGDDLRAQLWDNAAHFRTRMTELGFELLPGEHAIIPVMLRDPKLAQQMAAKLGDHGVYVTAFSYPVVPKDQDRIRTQMSAALTREMLDEAIDAFAVVGRELGVIS, encoded by the coding sequence ATGACAGCCGCCCAGACATTTGATGCCGACATCGGCGCCCGCCTGGAAGATCTGAAGACCGAGGGCCTCTACAAGACCGAGCGGGTCATCACATCGCCGCAGTCGGGGCGCGTATCGCTGGCGAGCGGCGCCGAAGTCATCAATCTTTGCGCCAATAACTACCTTGGGCTGGCCGATGATGCGCGGATCATCGAGGCGGCCCACAAGGCGCTGGACCGCTACGGGTTCGGCATGGCGTCGGTGCGTTTCATCTGTGGCACCCAAGAAGAGCACAAGACGCTGGAGGCGCGCATCGCCGAGTTCCTTGGGACCGAGGACAGCATCCTTTACCCCAGCTGTTTTGACGCGAATGCCGGTTTGTTCGAGACGATTCTCGGCCCCGAGGATGCAATCATCAGCGACGCATTGAACCACGCCAGCATCATCGACGGCGTGCGCCTGTGCAAGGCGCAGCGCTATCGTTATGCCAACAGCGATATGGCGGATCTGGAGCGCTGCCTGAAGGAGGCAGAGGGCGCACGGCATCGCCTGATCGCCACGGATGGCGTCTTTTCGATGGATGGCTACTACGCCAAGCTGGACGAGATCTGTGATCTGGCCGAGAAATATGAAGCGCTGGTGATGGTGGATGATTGCCACGCCACCGGCTTTGTCGGCGCGACCGGGCGCGGCAGCATCGAGCATTGCGGCGTGATGGGACGGGTCGATATCCTGACCGGCACGTTGGGCAAAGCGCTGGGCGGTGCGTCGGGGGGGTATACCGCAGCCTCTGCCAAGGTGGTCGATTGGCTGCGTCAACGCTCGCGCCCGTATCTTTTCTCGAACACGCTTGCGCCGGTGATCGCCGCCGCCTCGCTGACCATGTTCGATCTGATCGAGGAGGGCGATGATCTGCGCGCGCAGCTTTGGGACAATGCCGCGCATTTCCGCACCCGCATGACCGAGCTGGGATTCGAGCTGCTTCCGGGTGAGCATGCGATCATCCCCGTTATGCTGCGTGATCCGAAGCTGGCGCAACAGATGGCGGCAAAACTGGGCGACCATGGGGTCTATGTCACCGCCTTCAGCTATCCGGTCGTGCCAAAGGATCAAGACCGCATCCGCACGCAGATGAGCGCGGCACTGACGCGCGAGATGCTGGACGAAGCGATAGACGCCTTCGCGGTCGTGGGCCGCGAATTGGGAGTGATCTCATGA